TAAACAGCAGTTCCATCTTAGAAATTGCTGGAATATGCATGGGGCTCCTGAACCGCAGTTCTTCCGCTATGGAGAACATCCGGAAATAGAATGGGTGAATGAGAAGACCCTTATTTATCAGGATTGCAGCCTTGTACTATTTGATTCGAGATGGAATCAGGAGACCGATTCGGTAAAAGTACCGGTCGATTATCTGGTGGTGAGTTATCACCGTGGAATCACACTAGAACCCATCTTGGAGACGATCGATCCAGATCTCATCATCCTGGATGGGACCATCCGAGGTCGTACCATAGAGAGATTGAGAGGGGAGGTAGGTGAACACGCGCTCCACGTCATCAATGAAGATGGATACTTTCGCAGGCGGATATGACCAAAGCAGAGCGCGTACAATTCGTCATCGACACCTTGGAGGAACTCTATCCACAGGTTCCCGTCCCGCTGGATCACACCGATCCCTATACCTTGCTGGTGGCCGTACTGCTTTCTGCCCAGTGTACCGATAAGAAAGTGAATGAGATCACCCCAGAACTCTTTGCCATGGCCGACAATCCCAAGGATATGCTGCGTTACGAAGTGGCAGATAT
The nucleotide sequence above comes from Flavobacteriales bacterium. Encoded proteins:
- a CDS encoding endonuclease III — translated: MTKAERVQFVIDTLEELYPQVPVPLDHTDPYTLLVAVLLSAQCTDKKVNEITPELFAMADNPKDMLRYEVAD